Genomic DNA from Larus michahellis chromosome 3, bLarMic1.1, whole genome shotgun sequence:
GGCCTGGCCAGGGCCGTGGTGACCGGGCGCAGCTTCGGGGAAGCCCCTCCGGGCCCCTCCGAGGGGACCCCGGCCCTCGCCGAGCAGGGGGAGCTGCACCGACCCCGACCCCGCTGCGGCGGGTGGGTGCAGCCCAAGGGATTTGGGATCGGCTGGCACAGCTCTGAAGAGTCGAAacggatttgggggggggggggggggagtagaGATACCGCCCGAAAAGCTGCAACCCCCTGTTTAAAGACCGTCGAGGAATGGTGGGCTCGGGCTTTTCGCCTGCAGAAATAACCAGCAACAAAAGCCTTTCGCGTTATCAGGCGataataaagcaaacaaaaaaggggCACCCTCGGGCTTTTTTGGACCTGTTCTAAGAGGATGTTGCACGGCGCTACGAACAGGTCGATTTCGCCGACGAACGGCGATGGAGCTGCCCGCAGTCACGACGCTGTCccaactttttggttttttttccctcagaaatttAGCAATAACTGCAGCCTCGCAGGACCGGACAAATTCCCTTTCCTGTCGAGACGGGCACAGATCCCTTCATCCGCGCACCTTTCCCCAAATTCGTTTTGAGGGGGATTGCTCTACCTGCCAGAGGACCTGCGCAACGGGAGCAATGGGAgcagatatagatagatatatttttatttttttttccccctgtcgttggcggagaggaaaaaaaccccaaaaccctccccgctcctccgcttggccagagcagcagcccgAGGTGCGCGAAGCCTCAAAGACCggaggaggggagcggagggggaaCAGGGAGGCAAAATCAGGCTCAGGGCGAAGGAATTTTTAGCCCAGCTCCTTCATTTGGATCTGAGCATCTTTCTTCGTAGCCTGAGTGCCGGCagtgttatttttccctttttgccacGTTATCTTAAAAAGGTGCCATAAAGGCTCTGCCCTTGCTCTCTCCACGACCCGGGGTCCAGGCGGGCATTGGTCTCCCGTTAtttggggaggcgggggggggggggggcgagggggagccAGCCCTACGCTTGGAAGAAGCGCAAATTCCTCTAACCCAAGGGAAGAGAAACTCTTTCCCGACGCGCTTTTCCTTTCTCATCTGACAAGAGGCATCTAAAACCCCTCTCTCCCGCCCGGGTTAGTCTTTCGGAAAcaaaaaccaagaagaaaacaaattcctgCGTGTCCGTGAGCCGCGGTTCCGATAAACCACCGCGGTTTATCGGAAGAGAAATGGTCACGTTTCGCTGGACATCTGTCCGGCGGCTTCCCTTGCTCTGAGGGGAATTTATAACCCCTGCGCTGATGGGCGCAGCAGCGGCCCTGGGGACAGCCGCCTTCTGGGGCTGGGAGCGAACTGCAGGGCCCTCTCCGGGCCCCGAAAAGCCGTGACACCCCCCCGTGTCCTCCCTGACAGAGTATTAAAGGCGGAACCAATTTACAGACCCCTTCCAGGTCCTTCCCCCGATGCCTCCTGCCTCCCGGTCCCAGCAGGGCTCGGACGGGGACGGCCCCCCGGGACATCCTCCTGTCCGTCGTGACTCCGGTGGAGCCTCTGCCCGCTCGGTGACACCTTATTTACCGCTTCACCCGTCCCCTCTTGGCCCAGCAAGCCGGCCTCTTGGCTTGCCGTTTGCCCCAGATCCTTTTCCCCCAGGGCTTGCGGATGCTGTCGACATTTCCTACTCCATCACCTTCCTCAGGTGTTTGTTCCTGCCGGAGTCCCTCTGCTAGCAGGGGTGGCCCCGGGGTTTTGTCCTCCCCAGtaaccccccagccccggcgcaggGGGATTCCTCGCCTGAGCCCTCAGGGAAGCAGCAGGCGAGGGCCAGgccctcgcccgccgccgcgtCGCCGGAGGACACCGGCAATTTTTCGGTCCTTCGCCTTACTTCTCCgtctcctctttctttctaaCGGTGTCACGGGCTCGGCGCCCGTCGCCCCATCACGGGGGCTTCCTTTGCCTTCGCCCCGGGGAGGTTCAGGCCTCCCGCGGCCCCGCGCGTCTTTGAGGACAGAATTGCTCCCATTAGGGCCTGAGGCAGAAAACACGCTTCCCCCTGGGCAAGGAGAGGGGCTCCTCGCCGCTgcttgggaagggaagagggggaaacaGGCTAACTGAGAAGCGGCCCCGCCGTGTGTCGCCCGTGCCCCGGGAGCAGCGGAGCACCGAGCACCGCGGAGCTTCAGGTGTTCCCGACCAGCGAAGCTGAGGATGAACCCGAGCGGAGCATCCCGGCCTGGACCCCAAGGGAGCCCCGGCGGTGCTGCGCACCCCGCACGGCGCCCGGGGAGGGcacccagccccgcagcacccgccgaGGGACGGGGAGAAGCCGCCGTTCCTTCCCCCAcgccgccccgccgcagccctgCGGGGCTCCGCGCTCCCGATCCTGCGCTCGGCCTccgcaccgcccccgccccgcgcatAGCGCCTGCGTGACGTCACAGCGcggcacccccccacaccccccccgagCCGCACAGACACGCCGTGACGTCACTACCTCCCCACCTCGCCTGTGAGGCTTGCGGAGGTGTACACGAAAATCAGGGTGACAGCAAAGCAACgcaacacacgcacacaccccgcACCCCTAAACGGCCCCGCCGGGTCTTGGCAGAGCCCCCGAGAGTCGCGGGGAGTCGGACGGTCCAGTTCCGCCTTGCgtcaaaaaaccaaaagccacgTCACAAGATACGTACGCATACGCGCGCCCGTGCGGGTCTCTCAACGTAACTGGCAACTTTCTCAGCGGGGGCACGATTTTGCGGAATCAAATCCCGTCCTTGTCATCGCCTCCATtagaaaaggaagggggaaagaataaaaaattttaaaaagacaaaaaaacccctcaaacttAAAAAAGGCGAAGGCTGCGTCGGGAGGCTTTGAAGGTGAGTGGAGACAGTGGCTGCGAAGGAAGCGGGGGCAGCCTCACCAGCCCTCTCCCCCGGTCAACAGACTGACGTGGTTACAAACCAtagcaaacattttatttacaggagatatatatatatatttatatattttgtcaGTGCAGTATTTCTTGGCCGGATTATTCGAAGCAACACGTTGCAACCAATGAGGACGTTGGCAAAATACTTCACATTGTAAATTGTTTGGGAgttggcggggggtggggggccgggggggaggaagagagggattTCGGAGCACGTTCTCTGAGTCCTTCGCTCGGATTTTCCTGGAGAGGACAAGGGGCGGGAGAcggagaataaaataaaattaaaaaaaaaaaaaaaatagagaaatccCGCTCTCCTGCGAGCAGCGTGAAGGGAGCGGCGGCCGCCTCACGCAGAGCCGTCCCGGGGACGGGGATCACTTCTCCATCCGTATCCCCGGCCCCTCGCCCTGGGCCGGGCCGGCCTATGGCCGCGGGCGGGAACGGGCCGGTGCCATCCCGGTGCCGTCCCGGTATCGTGCCGGTGTCGTGCCGCCCTTGCCGCGCTCCCGGGGCGGAGGAAGGGAGATAAATTATCGCGCAGGTCCCGggcgcgggcgcggcggggccgccccgtcTATAGGCCGCTCCGCGGgtcggggctggcggcggcggcgggcggcggcggggaggggaggccgGTGCTGCCGGAGGACTTGCCgagcccggcggcgggcaggCTCCGCTCGGCGCCCTCAGTCCGTTCCGTGTCGCTGGGGGTCATGTCGAGGGAATCGGCGTCGCTGCTGTCGCTGTCGCCCTCGGAGCGGCTGGGGCTGCGCTCgggctccccggcggcggcgggcggcccgccGGCTCGCTGGCccgccggctccggctccggTTCCGGCGGCGGCTCCTTGTCCTTCTGGGCCTGCGCTTCCTTGGAGTGCCGCCACTTCATCCGCCGGTTCTGGAACCAGACCTTCACCTGCGGCCGCGCCGCCCTTAGACGGGCGCCACGGCcgcgcaccgcaccgcgccgcaccgcgccgcccggccccagcgccTTCCAGAGGGGACGGGCAGCGCGGGGAGAAGAGGAGGCGGCATCCCCACCTCCTTCTGCCCCCACCCTTACGCGACATAAGgtggctgtattttatttttccttctccttctagTGCGTGTGTTTAAATACCAAACGCCCCCTCCCTCcgtgtgtgtgttgttttggggttttttttttgtctctctccttcTACTTCTTCTTCCAGGAAACCAAATCTTGCTCAAGAAACCACAGCGTTATACAATTCTGTGCGCTGCGGGCCCTCAATAGCGGAATCATTACAGAGTGGCGTTTAATGATTCCGTTTGAAGAAGAGTTTTCGCTTCCCCCGAACTAAGGATTTCACAACGCGGagagagatttagaaaaaaaaaaaaaaaaggacattaaaaataGTGTGTTCGCTTCTACTTCCTTTGACCTAAACTGCCTCCTGCAGCGAGTTGCACTTCAATAAAGCGCACGCTGAtggcctgccccggccccgctcggcctGCAAGCTCCGCGGTGGCCAAAACAAAGGCGAAAGCTCCGCGCCGGGCCGCGGAACCTGCGCGTAGGAGATGCTCGGGGCCAGGCCTCGCTCCTCAGCCAGCCCCGCCAAAgattaaggaaaggaaaatgctttgcaaccGCCTTCACCACCACCCTCCCTGGCACTCCCCCGGCATCCCTCTAAACTGGAAGTaagatttgaaataaaactgaagccGTTCTTACTTGAGCATCTGTCAGCCCCAGCATCGCCGCCAGTTGCTTTCTGTCTGGTTTGGTGACATATTTCTGGATTTCGAACCGTTTTTCTAAACCTTTCCTCTGCAGGTTGGAAAAAACAGCCCTGGACCAGGAGCGTTTCCTCTTGTACGTCTGGGGCAGCGTGTCCTTGGTTAAAACTGCGTACGGACCtggcagggagggcgggaggggaagagaaagggtgggggagagagagggagacggCGTTATTAATATCGATGCCTGAAAGGGAGCCTTAAATCGATCAAAATAACAGCTGGACCGCGGTGTGCGGGGAAGGCCCGGGCCAGCGTGGCCCAGTCTGCCGGCCGGGCACAAGTCCTGTCAGCCTCTTCTTCCTCGGGCGAGGATGGAGCGGGTTTGCACCCgaatttcttcctctcccccctccccgcccctttTCTCTCGGCCCAGGTATTATTTTTGTACTAGATGGGATGATCCTCCGGGTCGGGCCCTAGCCGGGtcttcctccccccccacacGCAGACCGGCTTTTGCCCAAAATCTGATCCTCGCTAGACAACATAAGCCCTGGCCTTTCCATAAGCGCCTGGCGAGTCCCTCCGGGAGGAGAgcgcctgggctggggggggctgctccAGGACGGAGGGCCCTGCGCCACGGGAGGGTCGACGAGGGACGAGCTGTACCTGGAAAAGTGTCTTGAAACTGGTGCTGAACTGAGCTCCTTGGGTTTGTGTTTAAGGGACCCAGAATAGCAGAGGCCTCGTTAATGGGGTCTAGAGACGCGAAGAACTGGCCGGCGGAAGGCTGCAAGTTGGGGAGATGAACCCCAGTTTGGCGGCTGGTAGTTAATAAGGAGGTCAGATCTGCGAGCACAGGAACAAGGAGAGCTCTGTTATACCGCGGTGGAAACCGACACCCCGGCACCCTCCGGGCGACGGGGCCAGGGCCGGGTGGAGCGAGTCCCCGGccggaggggctggagcggggccggggagggggggaaccggGCAAGCCGCCTCCTCGCCCGGGGGCTCTCCTCGGGAGAGGCGGCCGTGCCCCGGCAATCAGAACATCCCTCCGGTATATTTATTCCCTCGGCCAGGATGTTTACACGCCGCGGGGGGAGATGGATTGCAGCGAAAGCCTTTAAAACCGGGCTGTGCCCCCTGAGGCAGAATCCTGGGCCCGCTCGGGGAAGCGGAGCCCGTTTCAGTCGCTATTTTTACGCTATCGCTATTTTTCCCAGAGGCGCAAGCCCTGCCGTGGACGGGGCTATTTTGGTGAGCGCTGTTAGAAACTCGAATTTATaacgcttttttaaaaaataaaacaaaacaaaactcttttcTCGGCTAGATCGAAAAGTTTTCAAAGCGCGGGTACAttcgctaaaaaaaaaaataaaaataaaaataacagaataaataaaagagcCCCGAGCGCGCTAGCGTGGAAAGCGGACAAGCCAATTTCTCTACCTCTCAGCGTGTTGCCTTCCTTGACTTTGGGGTCAAACTCCGCCGACAAAATGCGGTCGATGCCGAATTTCAGGTCCTTGCTGGCGGGCGCCGGCGCCGAGCCGTGCGTGTGGCCCCCCGGCagccgggcgggggccggggctcctccgccgccccccgccgccgccgccgccgccaccgcgggGGCCCGGTGCTgcggggggcggtggtggtggtgggagtgGAAGGCGGCGGAGAGCGGCGAGAGGCGCggcgggaaggcggcggcggcggcggcggcgggggcgtcGGGGGCCACGACGGGCGTGGGCCGGAGCGGCGAGGCGGTGGCGTGGAAGGGGCCGCCGTGGTGGACGGCTCCCAAGGCCGGCGGCATGCCGGTGGCGGGGGCTCCCGGGAGGCTGTCGGCGGGTCCTCCCGCCGCCTCGCCGCCGGCGTGGAGGATGTCGGCGATGCAGAAGGACGGCTTCTTGGCCGCCGCGGCGTCCAGCGGGAAACAGCCGGCGGCTGCCGGCCCCGATGCCGAGCAATACGCCGCTGACCACAAGCTGAAGTTGGAGGCGTAGAAAGGAGCCAGCCCGGCCGTGTACATCCTCgcccgggggaggaggaggaggaggaggagggggacgcGCCGCTCCGCAGCTCCGCAGCTCCGCAGCTCCGCAGCTCAGCTCCCGGGTACGCGCCGCGGAGCTGCCCGCTGCCCCCCGAGCATGGGGAGGGATGGCCGGGGCGAGAGGCGGCTGGCGGAGCACTTGCCGGAGGGGgcaaaaggggagggagaaaaaaaaaagaaaaaaaaaaaaaacaccaaaaaagaaaaaaaaaaggaaagaaagacaaaaaaaaaaaaagaacaaataaagaaaaagtccCCAAAACCCACGGCGAGACGGAGAGAGCGAGCGGGCGAGGAGCGCAGCGgcgcaaacaaaacaaacccaaaccaaacccccttTCCTCGCActgggggattaaaaaaaaaaagtaaaaaaaaaaaaaaaaaaggaaagaaagaaaaaattaaataataaaatatccacccctccccaaaacttTCTCTAGCAGCCACACTCCCGGCTGCCGAAAGCAGCATTCGTTCCCTCCCCACGCCCAATCCGTGATCCGCGGGGCCGGGCAGCACCGCCCGCCGACACGCCCACGCAGGACCGGGTCGCGGGTACGGGCCACCGCGCCGCCAGCGCGCAGTTGCGCGCTGGCGGCGCGGTGGCCCGTACCCGCGACCCGGCCCGGTTTGCCCCACAAGgtaccgaccccccccccccaaacaacccCCACCTCCTTAAATTCCTCCGTCGACTTTGACACCCCCTCTTCCCTCCGCCTCCCAAAATCAACGCGAGGGCGCTGCGCTCGCCGCCGCGATTTCCAAACGTTTTGAAAGAAACGCGcaggaaaccccccccccccttccccaacgGAGGCAGCTCCGTCCCCTTGGAAATGATTCCCAAGGAAATGCGTTTCCTTCCCGGATAAATGAGGCTGGGAGAGTCTGGAAGAAAATGAGCCTACGCTCATGCACGCAACATATGTATTTGTGTGAGCTCTGGGCTATTCTGGGCCCAGGACACGTTGGATCCTGTATTAGCAGCGACTAATTAATTAATCGTATTTTCTCGGCAATgtaattttatagatttttacCGTGTTCTCCAGCCCGGCGGCTGCGGCCGCTTCCACACCAATTTCACCTTAAAGACCAGTTTGTAATTTTGCAAACCTTTGACAACGGAATtacccacccccctttttttttttttttagaatgcaaTCATAAACTATATTCGCTGCAATATTTTAGGGACAAATTTATTACAGCCtcttctggtctttttttttttcccctcccttctaaCATCCACATTTGTCCCGACCtgactgtagaaaaaaaaccaaaaacggttatttaattttggttttcatACACGTAAACCAGTCGCTGCCGTTTTGAGCAGGCTCCCGGGTCGGACGATTGcaggtttagtttggttttgtttcaaaaaattattattttattatagttttttttttcaaataacttcCCAGATTCTGAAGGTTTTCGGGGAATCGCCAAGAAAGGCAAACTATTTTTCTTTCGCCAGGTATGGAGACGTGGCTTCTGTGTGAATATTGAAACCAcctgcgggcgggcgggagcgAACGCCTGCCTTAGGCTGCGCCCGGGAAAAGGTGAGGCTGGTTCCCCGGGAAAAGCCGAGGCACCGCTTTGCTTCGCTTCGCTTCTCATTAACGAGAcgaaaccgaaaaaaaaaaaataaaataaaataaaagacgGGTCTGGCTTGCCAAG
This window encodes:
- the HLX gene encoding H2.0-like homeobox protein isoform X1; translated protein: MYTAGLAPFYASNFSLWSAAYCSASGPAAAGCFPLDAAAAKKPSFCIADILHAGGEAAGGPADSLPGAPATGMPPALGAVHHGGPFHATASPLRPTPVVAPDAPAAAAAAAFPPRLSPLSAAFHSHHHHRPPQHRAPAVAAAAAAGGGGGAPAPARLPGGHTHGSAPAPASKDLKFGIDRILSAEFDPKVKEGNTLRDLTSLLTTSRQTGVHLPNLQPSAGQFFASLDPINEASAILGPLNTNPRSSVQHQFQDTFPGPYAVLTKDTLPQTYKRKRSWSRAVFSNLQRKGLEKRFEIQKYVTKPDRKQLAAMLGLTDAQVKVWFQNRRMKWRHSKEAQAQKDKEPPPEPEPEPAGQRAGGPPAAAGEPERSPSRSEGDSDSSDADSLDMTPSDTERTEGAERSLPAAGLGKSSGSTGLPSPPPPAAAASPDPRSGL
- the HLX gene encoding H2.0-like homeobox protein isoform X2, whose product is MYTAGLAPFYASNFSLWSAAYCSASGPAAAGCFPLDAAAAKKPSFCIADILHAGGEAAGGPADSLPGAPATGMPPALGAVHHGGPFHATASPLRPTPVVAPDAPAAAAAAAFPPRLSPLSAAFHSHHHHRPPQHRAPAVAAAAAAGGGGGAPAPARLPGGHTHGSAPAPASKDLKFGIDRILSAEFDPKVKEGNTLRGPYAVLTKDTLPQTYKRKRSWSRAVFSNLQRKGLEKRFEIQKYVTKPDRKQLAAMLGLTDAQVKVWFQNRRMKWRHSKEAQAQKDKEPPPEPEPEPAGQRAGGPPAAAGEPERSPSRSEGDSDSSDADSLDMTPSDTERTEGAERSLPAAGLGKSSGSTGLPSPPPPAAAASPDPRSGL